The sequence ATTATTAGTCCGGGGATGCCAAAAATTGTTCAATACTATCCAATCCTTTAACATGACCCCCAACTGCCAACAATCTTTACTCCTTGCTGCAGTTAGTGCTTTACAATGAGCGGAGTATTATTACCAGCAATGGTGTTTTACTCTTCTACTAGCGGCAAAGATAATACTCCGTGGAACATGCcttgtaaaagaaaaaatggaaCTAAAATTAACCTTCGATGAGCTGTGGTTCGCGTCGGGGAGTGTCGCTCCAGTCAGCTTTTGGCGCTAATAGTGACCGACATCTTCGGGGCTCCATCCTGTGTCATGCTTATATTTGGAGAACGACGGCGTGGCATTCCTTCGGGATGAGCGCTCTGTCGGATAATCCGGTGCATATTTCACGAGATGGGAAGATGCATGCTGTGTTTAGTTATTCTCATAGTCACACGAGAGTTTGGAGAACCCTTGTAGCATGAGATGTCGTGATGGATGTTGGCTTACTAACAAGTCCGTTGGACACTTGTGATGAGTCAAACTTGGCCGAAATGATGGATATCCGCCAGCCGCCCATTTCCCTTATTCATCTCTCGTGTTATTCTCACTCATATCTCTTTTCATCATCGTATCTGCAATAATGAATCGCGATTTTACCTTGTCCATACTAGAACAAACATTTCTTCCACCAAAGCTGCAAATCTTACGACTGGTTGACTAACACCTTGATAGGgattgaagatgaagctctcAAACTATACGTCTCGTCCTTGTTGAAATATCTTGCTATGCAACATGTTTCTCAATATGCTAAACGAGCTACATCATTGCCAAACAAGACTGTATGCAGCATATAACAAAAcacaacaaaacaaaacaacaacaTACGTTGTTCGCACAAATCGCCTTTACTCCCAGAATTTCCACCTATGAGACCAAAAGCCAAATTCAAGAGTCATCTATGCTTCGATGCCATCCATCTCGACACGTCCACACGCCGTTTCCCTTCCCTTCTCCCATATATcctaagaagaaataaaaaaaaaaaaaaaaaaaaaagtatcccTGGCCTgccatctcctctttccaATCTCTCTTCATGTGGTCATTTTCTCTATCGATGTTGAAATATGACACATCTAAAAATATTCGCACCCTTACCTCCGTCCTCGTGCCTCAGAGGCATCTAGGAATGACGGGTCCTTGATGCTACCGCCCGCATCGTCTAATCCCGCCACGGGCCTGTTGTAGCTAAAGTTCACAAACTGGTCTTGCATCGTCTTTGAAAGCACAAAATCGTCGGGGAGGGAGTCCTGGGCGGGTTCTTCCGTAAACTGCTGATCAAAGTTGATCGTGTCGAGAGCATTGGCCTAATGTTTATAACTTGTTAGTTCATCTTTGGCCTCAAGACGATGCTCAAATAGAAGAAGGGGGGCAAAGAAAAACTTCCCCGGACGAGACTTACCACGTGGGGCTTGAATGTTGGCTCATATTTGCGCTGCAGGAGCTTCTTCCAGTCAATGCCATGGAAGAAAGGATGCGACTTGATTTCCGTGGAGCCATTAACTCCCAATCTCTTGGTCGGGTCTCGATCCAGAAGCTTGGTTAGGAGGTCCCTGGCTGCCGGAGGCACGATATCGTAGCCAGGAAAGTTCAAGGGAGCTGTCAAGATTTTGCGATACATTTCGTTTGTGTTTTCGTCATAAAACGGCGGTAAACCCGTCAGCATTTCGTAGAGCAGCACGCCAAGCGTCCACCAATCCACCGTTTTGCCGTAGCCTTCTCCCTTCAACAGCTCGGGTGCCAGATACTCGGGAGTGCCGACAAAGGTGTTTGTAGAATCCTCATCCTTCATCTCGAGCTTGCACAAACCAAAGTCACAAAGAGCAATATGGCCTTGGTAGTCGAGAAGGATGTTTTCAGGCTTCAGATCCCGATAGATGACGTTGAATCCGTGAAGGCATTCGAGAGCACACAGCAATTCGGCAGTGTAGAAACGAGAACGGTTGATATCGAAGCGTCCTTCCTTTGACAGATGGAAGAATAACTCTCCGCCATTAACAAACGCCAATACAAAGTAGAGCTTTTCAGGCGACTGAAAACTAAACTTTAACGGGACGATGAATGGATTGTTGATCTGAGCAAGGACGGAGCGTTCGGCAAGCGTGTGCGTAACTTCAGAGCGCGAGATGATCTTGGCCTTTCGAATAGTCTTGATGGCATAGATACGGCCAGTATCCTTCTTCCGAACCTGCATCACCTTTCCAAAACTACCCTTTCCAACAAGCGTGAGAAGGTCAAAGTCGTCAATGGTGAGTTTGCCGACGCGGTTCTCAACAAAATCAACGCCAATCTGGAGTTTGCCTGTTCCATTCTGTAGCTCAAACCAGCCCTGCCCGCTGTGGCCTTGGGCTTGCGGTCGGTCGCCCTTTTTGCTCGCCGACGCCACGTCAGACGCAGTTTCGAATCTGGGATTCACACGAATAGAGCCCAAGAAGATATCTTGGGCCCTACCAgagcctgcagcagccgttGGGTTTCTCATAAAGAGCGAGACGGTCAACTCGCCAACGCGCGACACATCAAACTTGTACTGAGTATTAGAGCCAGCCCAAACAGGGTTCTCGGGGTTTCCATCAACAGAGTTGATGAATACTTGGTTCTTATCAAAATCTACCAGCGCATATGGCATGTATTTGCCCGACACACGACCATGGCTGGTCGGGATGCCCTTGAATCCCGACCCGGTTGACTGCGGTCTAGTGGACGCACTCTGGCGGACAGAACTCAGCGCATCTCCGGCAGAGTGAGCGCCAGTCGGGTGGCCTGCCGCTATGACATCTTGATATTGTTCGGGTAGAGAGAGGCCGCGGGCTTCGTAGAGGGTAAGGACGAGGATGCCAGGTTTCGACGGCTTGACAACGGGCGCCTGTGTGAGGGCTTCTATGGAGGCTAGAGgggcgaagaagacggaCAACCAGTTAGAGGAGAGATGGTCAGAATATGGGATGAACTGCGCTTATTGAACATACTGGCGCCGTTCGCATCGGAGATGCTGTTGACGTCAGACGAAGGGGTCGAAGTGCCGCTCTTGTCCTTGGTCTTGTCTTTGCCGGAGGGCGATGAAGATTTCGAGAAGCCCAGATGGGTTTCTTTAAGCTCTAGAGAATGAAATAAAGAGGTCAGTCACCAGCAAGAGTTAAAAGATAAAGGCCTCCACGCAGCAGCATGCCGATTGATGGGTTAGCCGTTGCTGGCCGAGGCTGATGCTATTCCCAGCCTGGCCTCGATCCCATCGAACCAAGCCCGATCATAACAATCCTTGCGCAGGGCAAGCGGAGGTGATGGAGCAACGTggagaagcaaagaaactGCCACAAGAACAAGGGTCCAGATGCAAGCAAGCATCGAGGCCATGTCTAGCCATGGCAAAACTCACTTTTGGTCAGGTTCCACGACATGGTTTGCACCAGCGCAGCGAGGCTGGAGATTCCAGCAGCAGACACGGCGGCGATGGTGGCAGCGACGCGACGATGCAGATGATGTAATGATCGAGCCCGAGAGACGCGGAGTCGGGAATTGACGCTGTTGGCCCGGTATTTGGAATCGCTGGCTTCAGGGTTCGGGTCGAGATGTTGGGATTTGGAATCCGCAAAGTATGGCTTCGATGTTGGATGGTGTGGCTGTTGAGGGGAGAGCACGAGGCGTAGAGGGGCTGGGCTGAGGCGGGTGTCAGAGGCCAAAAACCAGCACCGAGCGCTAGGGGAGCGGGGCGGCGCCGCACAGGAGGCGCTGAGTGACAGCTGCTAAATCGCCAGGATACAGCGGTCAATAGCCAGTACGTACCGGTGGCTGTGGAACAAAGCGCGATGCTGGCGAGCATGCGGGCATGTGAGCAGGTGAT comes from Trichoderma asperellum chromosome 3, complete sequence and encodes:
- a CDS encoding uncharacterized protein (TransMembrane:1 (i126-145o)); the encoded protein is MKMEDLVNPEPGIWYQSGLAMRRSAHWRPDPAQLSLSASCAAPPRSPSARCWFLASDTRLSPAPLRLVLSPQQPHHPTSKPYFADSKSQHLDPNPEASDSKYRANSVNSRLRVSRARSLHHLHRRVAATIAAVSAAGISSLAALVQTMSWNLTKKLKETHLGFSKSSSPSGKDKTKDKSGTSTPSSDVNSISDANGATSIEALTQAPVVKPSKPGILVLTLYEARGLSLPEQYQDVIAAGHPTGAHSAGDALSSVRQSASTRPQSTGSGFKGIPTSHGRVSGKYMPYALVDFDKNQVFINSVDGNPENPVWAGSNTQYKFDVSRVGELTVSLFMRNPTAAAGSGRAQDIFLGSIRVNPRFETASDVASASKKGDRPQAQGHSGQGWFELQNGTGKLQIGVDFVENRVGKLTIDDFDLLTLVGKGSFGKVMQVRKKDTGRIYAIKTIRKAKIISRSEVTHTLAERSVLAQINNPFIVPLKFSFQSPEKLYFVLAFVNGGELFFHLSKEGRFDINRSRFYTAELLCALECLHGFNVIYRDLKPENILLDYQGHIALCDFGLCKLEMKDEDSTNTFVGTPEYLAPELLKGEGYGKTVDWWTLGVLLYEMLTGLPPFYDENTNEMYRKILTAPLNFPGYDIVPPAARDLLTKLLDRDPTKRLGVNGSTEIKSHPFFHGIDWKKLLQRKYEPTFKPHVANALDTINFDQQFTEEPAQDSLPDDFVLSKTMQDQFVNFSYNRPVAGLDDAGGSIKDPSFLDASEARGRR